A section of the Drosophila sechellia strain sech25 chromosome 3L, ASM438219v1, whole genome shotgun sequence genome encodes:
- the LOC6616314 gene encoding protein artichoke, protein MMLLPIFLLLCIGINLIRAESCPPSQAILPCRCSLRGKEIQIWCSHSNLPQIMDGLKAVERNIKGRIDELVLENNQLPALPGRFFGSLQIVRLMLRHNSIERVSNGWLNELENGLVEIFVVEPQLRSIPAESLNGMINMLAITIQSEELKHLPDFSGLLSLTYLSVQTGALQELPSHLFRHLPKLQHIHITGGSGLTRLEAGLFDGLISLKNLDLSHNGLNWIHLRALSRLPNLVSLKLSHNQISDVGMVGRIVKDLEHLKKLRLDNNLITVIEDGSFVDLPNLSELHLNDNRITELQYGAFLRTPQLKTIYLQNNLIRRIHPESLLQASGSGVEAVHMYNNEIGHVEALRALLDALPRLRYLDMSGNLLSELPYGALRGHGTLEQLHLNHNHLRLIERDALMAMPALRELRMRNNSLSSDLPLPFWNLPGLKGLDLAQNQFARVDSQLLAGLPSLRRLDLSENGLIELAPNSFRHNPLLETLNISSNELTKIHSSTLIHLERLFEVDASYNQLKSVIAGLPRIVERISLKGNQITSLPAAASKDLQLPNLRMLDLSQNRIEQLPRHGFQGAMELRVLSLAQNELRQLEDTSFIGIQRLELLHLQENQLGEADERALLPLAELRNLNLQSNKLEAITDNFFSNNSRLEQLDLSRNLIRSISPTAFDTQRSLEYLDLSGNALLDISVGLGNLNNLRDIDLSYNQISRIQSDVIGGWRNVVEIRLSNNLIVELQQGTFRNLPKLQYLDLSSNEIRNVEPGALKGLDELQEFVLADNKLVELKDHVFEELPSLLASHFQYNKLRYISPESFHNANSLVFLNLSNNHFRNMENIGLRSMRNLEVLDLSTNGVKLVTTMPLKALNWLVELKMDNNQICRIQGSPFETMPRLRVLSMRNNQLRSIKERTFRNVRGNIAILDVDGNPIDCNCDMQWLSVWLQETNFPYPGPKCQDGRLLRSARMERSLCVGADIYGNERTDGNQLPLLNEHGDVFQRDLPDDFNDECEAGEATRLPGDRPLVGESEYFYDQYVDATEAPDTTHSAISTSQRPKPTPTINSNIDLNNTILHTKYFNRKPQPGSGSPFTFFGYPLPSVSLGRFFGFGDRGRKQRTDSNDEMPATHRMAHISLPSGRGKTRMYQPNSAEFEKYLKDQQKQEKQNIARNRYVDTDSTTSSMEDALSNESGSAATTVGVFRTTFREPSSIERGGFRPIVPAHVGGFMPVHDPQQRRGLVEVVNITGKPSEMIQGIGQRKFIPISAQARPKPTKSSGESSESATYEVTETTPDITTTTPLIHRITTTSTTKASTTTRSTTTTSTTQVTPAESDVSSSSELDSQYDDEDLEAQSVTLLRPPPLVQTTTAETILLIPPAEEHVAQIKSRSWVTTTTPQSPSVNQVTLARPTSTVPPPPPASPPLRGGGRSTITKVYTPYQQQVAQPTAEEYQRTTPSGDNEGVASEHQLTANAQKRTELELLQVDRVDRKDGMDWYYESFKKKRDFNGGAAVRKTAHKEVFYDGVAASSSWNRLHKEILFLSLLLLWRAC, encoded by the exons ATGATGTTACTGCCCATCTTCCTTCTACTTTGCATTGGGATAAATTTGATTAGAGCCGAAAGTTGTCCTCCATCACAGGCTATTTTACCCTGCCGCTGTTCTTTACGAGGAAAGGAGATACAGATATG GTGCTCGCACAGCAATCTGCCGCAGATCATGGACGGCCTAAAGGCAGTGGAACGAAACATCAAGGGCAGGATCGATGAGCTGGTCCTGGAGAACAACCAATTGCCGGCACTGCCAGGACGCTTTTTCGGCAGCCTGCAGATAGTTCGGCTCATGCTGCGCCACAATAGCATCGAAAGAGTGTCCAATGGATGGCTAAATGAGCTGGAGAACGGCCTGGTGGAGATCTTCGTGGTGGAACctcagctgcgcagcattccaGCGGAGAGCCTGAACGGGATGATCAACATGCTGGCCATTACCATTCAGAGCGAGGAACTGAAGCACTTGCCCGACTTCTCCGGACTGCTCAGTCTGACCTATCTCAGTGTCCAAACGGGGGCTCTCCAGGAGTTGCCCTCCCATCTCTTCAGGCATCTACCCAAATTGCAGCACATACATATAACAGGCGGATCAGGCCTCACCCGGCTGGAAGCCGGTCTTTTCGATGGATTGATCTCCCTGAAGAATCTGGATCTATCGCACAATGGTCTCAACTGGATTCATTTGCGTGCCCTGTCCAGATTACCCAATTTGGTTAGCCTCAAACTGTCCCACAATCAAATCAGTGACGTTGGCATGGTGGGTCGCATTGTCAAGGATCTGGAGCATCTGAAGAAACTACGACTGGACAATAATCTCATCACTGTCATTGAGGATGGCTCCTTTGTGGATCTGCCCAATCTTTCCGAGCTTCATTTGAACGATAACAGGATTACAGAACTGCAATATGGAGCCTTTTTGCGCACCCCTCAACTGAAAACCATATATCTGCAGAACAATCTCATCCGGCGGATCCATCCGGAATCCCTGCTTCAGGCCAGTGGAAGTGGCGTGGAGGCGGTTCACATGTACAACAATGAAATTGGTCATGTGGAGGCTTTGAGGGCATTGTTGGATGCCCTGCCTAGGCTCCGCTATCTGGACATGAGTGGTAATCTTCTGAGCGAACTTCCCTATGGAGCTCTTCGTGGTCATGGAACTTTGGAGCAACTGCATCTGAACCATAATCATCTGAGGCTCATTGAAAGGGATGCACTGATGGCCATGCCTGCTTTGAGGGAACTTCGGATGAGAAATAACAGTCTATCCTCGGACTTACCGCTACCGTTTTGGAACCTTCCTGGATTGAAGGGACTCGATCTGGCCCAGAATCAGTTTGCTAGGGTGGACTCACAGTTGCTGGCGGGACTTCCATCATTGAGACGTCTGGATCTGAGCGAGAATGGACTGATCGAATTGGCACCCAATAGTTTTCGTCACAATCCCCTGCTCGAAACGCTCAATATATCCTCCAATGAGCTGACCAAAATCCACTCTTCCACCCTAATCCATTTGGAGAGGCTCTTTGAGGTGGATGCCAGCTATAATCAGCTTAAGTCTGTGATTGCAGGACTGCCCAGGATTGTGGAGCGCATCTCGCTGAAGGGCAATCAAATTACATCGCTACCAGCAGCAGCTAGCAAGGATTTGCAATTGCCCAACCTGCGAATGCTGGATCTCAGCCAGAATCGAATAGAGCAGCTGCCCAGACATGGCTTTCAAGGGGCAATGGAACTGAGAGTCTTGAGTCTGGCGCAAAACGAGTTGCGCCAGCTGGAGGACACCTCCTTCATAGGGATTCAACGTCTGGAGCTATTGCATTTGCAAGAAAATCAACTGGGCGAAGCGGATGAGCGGGCTCTACTGCCCCTCGCCGAACTTAGGAATCTGAATCTTCAGTCCAACAAACTGGAAGCCATCACGGATAATTTCTTTTCGAATAACAGCAGACTGGAGCAGCTAGATCTGTCTAGGAATCTCATACGGAGCATCTCACCAACGGCTTTCGATACGCAAAGATCACTCGAGTATCTGGATCTCTCTGGCAATGCCCTCCTGGATATATCGGTGGGTTTGGGTAATTTGAACAACCTGCGGGACATCGATCTGAGCTATAATCAAATATCCCGAATCCAATCCGATGTGATCGGTGGCTGGCGAAATGTGGTGGAGATCCGTTTGTCCAACAATCTCATTGTGGAACTGCAGCAGGGCACTTTCCGAAATCTTCCCAAGCTGCAGTATCTCGATCTCAGCAGCAATGAGATCCGAAATGTGGAGCCTGGCGCACTCAAAGGACTCGATGAACTGCAGGAATTCGTCCTGGCAGACAATAAGCTGGTGGAGCTAAAGGATCATGTCTTCGAGGAGCTGCCCAGCCTGCTGGCATCCCACTTTCAGTACAACAAGTTGCGCTACATCTCGCCGGAAAGCTTCCACAACGCCAATTCGCTGGTCTTCTTGAATCTGTCCAACAATCATTTCCGGAACATGGAAAACATAGGTCTGCGAAGCATGCGGAACCTGGAAGTTTTGGATCTGTCCACCAATGGTGTCAAGCTGGTGACCACGATGCCGTTGAAGGCGCTGAACTGGTTGGTGGAGCTTAAAATGGATAACAATCAGATATGCCGCATTCAG GGTTCTCCATTTGAGACAATGCCCCGTTTGCGAGTCCTCTCCATGCGGAATAACCAGCTAAGGAGCATCAAGGAACGTACCTTCCGGAACGTCCGGGGAAACATTGCCATCTTGGACGTGGATG GAAATCCGATTGACTGCAACTGTGACATGCAATGGCTTTCGGTTTGGCTGCAGGAGACGAACTTTCCGTATCCGGGACCCAAATGCCAGGATGGACGCCTACTACGGTCGGCCCGCATGGAAAGGAGTCTCTGCGTGGGTGCGGATATCTATGGCAACGAACGCACCGATGGCAACCAGTTGCCACTGCTCAATGAGCACGGGGATGTCTTCCAGCGGGATTTGCCCGACGATTTCAACGATGAGTGTGAGGCGGGCGAGGCAACCAGACTGCCAGGCGATCGACCGCTGGTGGGCGAGAGCGAGTACTTCTACGATCAGTATGTGGACGCCACCGAGGCGCCAGATACCACCCACTCTGCGATCAGTACTTCGCAGCGACCAAAGCCGACTCCCACGATAAACAGCAATATAGATCTGAACAATACTATACTCCATACGAAGTACTTCAATCGCAAACCCCAGCCGGGATCTGGATCGCCTTTTACCTTCTTCGGATATCCCTTGCCCAGTGTAAGCTTGGGCAGATTCTTCGGTTTCGGAGATCGAGGGCGAAAGCAACGAACGGATAGCAATGATGAGATGCCAGCCACCCACCGCATGGCCCACATCAGTCTgccaagtgggcgtggcaaaacaAGGATGTATCAGCCGAATAGTGCAGAGTTCGAAAAATACCTCAAGGATCAGCAGAAGCAGGAGAAGCAAAACATAGCCAGGAATCGTTATGTGGACACAGATTCCACCACTTCATCCATGGAGGATGCACTGAGTAATGAGAGTGGTAGTGCCGCCACCACAGTGGGTGTCTTTCGCACCACCTTTCGTGAGCCATCGAGCATCGAGCGCGGCGGCTTCCGTCCCATCGTTCCAGCCCATGTCGGTGGTTTTATGCCTGTCCATGATCCTCAACAGCGGCGTGGTTTAGTTGAGGTGGTGAATATCACGGGAAAACCGTCGGAAATGATCCAAGGCATAGGTCAGAGAAAGTTTATCCCCATATCTGCTCAGGCACGACCTAAGCCAACCAAAAGCAGTGGCGAAAGTTCAGAGTCTGCTACTTACGAAGTCACGGAGACCACGCCCGATATAACCACCACAACGCCTTTGATACACAGGATCACCACCACCAGTACAACGAAAGCATCTACAACAACAAGGAGTACCACAACCACCAGTACCACACAGGTTACTCCTGCTGAAAGTGATGTCTCATCCAGCAGTGAGCTGGATTCCCAGTACGATGACGAAGATCTGGAGGCGCAATCTGTGACCCTGCTTAGACCTCCTCCTCTCGTGCAAACGACGACGGCAGAGACGATTCTTTTGATTCCCCCGGCTGAAGAGCATGTGGCGCAGATAAAGAGTCGTTCCTGGGTGACCACCACAACACCCCAGAGTCCGAGTGTTAATCAAGTTACTTTAGCTCGTCCAACGAGCACAgtaccaccaccgccaccagcTTCTCCTCCTTTACGAGGTGGAGGACGCTCCACCATTACCAAGGTCTACACGCCGTATCAGCAGCAAGTGGCTCAGCCCACGGCAGAGGAGTATCAGAGAACCACGCCCAGTGGTGATAACGAGGGCGTGGCCAGCGAGCATCAACTCACGGCTAATGCCCAAAAACGCACGGAACTGGAGCTCCTTCAGGTTGATCGTGTGGATCGCAAGGACGGCATGGATTGGTACTACGAAAGCTTCAAGAAGAAACGAGACTTCAATGGTGGAGCTGCGGTGCGGAAAACTGCCCACAAGGAGGTGTTCTACGACGGAGTAGCTGCGTCGTCCAGCTGGAATCGATTGCACAAGGAGATTCTCTTTCTAAGCTTGTTATTGTTGTGGAGAGCGTGTTGA
- the LOC6616315 gene encoding LOW QUALITY PROTEIN: lipase 3 (The sequence of the model RefSeq protein was modified relative to this genomic sequence to represent the inferred CDS: inserted 1 base in 1 codon): MNPIVYALLFSLVAGLALAEKSDYCLSEIVKSDERXGYVLTLFRIPYSHKLKNQNEKRPPILLQHGLFSNSDCWLSSGPDNSLAYLLADAGYDVWLGNARGNIYSRNNVLISLNSHKFWHFDWHEIGTIDIPAMIDYILADTGFDQIHYAGHSQGTTVYLVMLSERPEYNALIKSGHLLAPCAFFEHGTSFIFNALGPLVGTPGGIWNQLLVDTELIPHNNLVNRLVDNGCHLSNSICNNAFIMFANGGYVNSNASSMNVLIETHPAGSSSNQGIHFLQLWKSLKFRQYDWGTKKNNELYGQDLPPDYDLSKIVAPTHLYSSNNDALCGPEDVNTLVENFPHLTEDYRVPVQSFNHLDFIIAKNMKELINDPIIERINTYEGR; encoded by the exons ATGAATCCAATCGTCTACGCGCTACTGTTCAGTTTGGTGGCGGGTCTAGCCCTCGCCGAGAAGTCGGACTATTGTCTGAGCGAGATCGTCAAGTCGGACGAGA GAGGCTATGTGCTGACCCTGTTCCGCATCCCCTACTCCCACAAGCTGAAGAACCAGAACGAGAAGCGACCGCCAATCCTGCTGCAGCACGGATTGTTCAGTAACTCGGACTGCTGGCTGTCCTCCGGACCGGACAACTCCCTGGCCTACCTGCTCGCGGATGCCGGATACGATGTGTGGCTGGGCAATGCCCGTGGTAATATATACTCGCGAAACAACGTCCTCATCTCGCTGAACAGCCACAAGTTCTGGCACTTCGACTGGCATGAGATCGGCACCATCGACATCCCCGCCATGATCGACTACATCCTGGCGGATACCGGCTTCGATCAGATACACTACGCCGGACACTCGCAAGGAACCACCGTGTACCTAGTGATGCTCTCCGAGCGACCGGAGTACAATGCCCTCATTAAGTCCGGACATTTGCTGGCTCCATGTGCCTTCTTCGAGCACGGAACCTCCTTCATCTTCAATGCCCTGGGTCCCCTGGTGGGTACGCCCGGTGGCATCTGGAACCAATTGCTGGTGGACACCGAACTGATCCCGCACAACAACCTGGTTAACCGATTGGTCGACAACGGTTGCCATCTGTCCAACTCGATCTGCAACAACGCCTTCATCATGTTCGCCAATGGCGGATACGTTAATTCCAATGCG AGCTCCATGAACGTTCTGATCGAGACCCATCCGGCTGGATCCTCCAGCAACCAGGGCATCCACTTCCTGCAGCTGTGGAAGTCCCTCAAGTTCCGCCAGTACGACTGGGGCACCAAGAAGAACAACGAGCTGTACGGCCAGGATCTGCCTCCAGATTACGATCTCAGCAAGATCGTCGCACCCACCCACTTGTACTCCAGCAACAACGATGCCCTTTGCGGACCCGAAGACGTCAATACCCTGGTGGAGAACTTCCCGCACCTGACGGAGGACTACCGTGTGCCCGTCCAGAGCTTCAACCACTTGGACTTCATCATTGCCAAGAACATGAAGGAGCTGATCAACGATCCGATCATCGAACGCATTAACACCTACGAAGGTCGCTAG